The sequence GACACCCGGCAACGACGCCGGTCATGGTCCGATGATCCCGGCCGGTCTCGACTACGATCTGCTAGTCGGAGCGACGCCGGGGACCTTCGCGAATGGAACTCCGATCCCGCACGGCCAGTTGGCGAAACTGTTGTGCGATGGTGAGTTCCACCGGGTCGTCTTCGGTCCTGAAGGGGAGATTCTCGACTCTGGACGGACCCAACGACTGTTCACCGCAGCGCAGACGCGGGCGATTATCGCCCGGGACCGGCACTGTCAGTACCCGGGCTGCACTGCGCCGCCCGGGATCGGTGAGATCCATCATTGTCTGTGGTGGTATCACCAGGGCGGCACCAGCACCGACAACGGGATTCTCCTGTGCTGGTGGCATCACACCGTGGTGCACCAGCGTCACCTGACTATCACCCAGCAGCGGAATGGCCCGAGCTCGACAGGCTGGGTCTTCACCGACCTCGACGGACGGGATCTCGGCCCAGCCCCGCCGCCGGCCCCTGCTCTGCCGCGACCACCGCCGCGGGAGTAGGGCTCGTTCCGGCGAACCTGAGAGGTAGCCTGTACCAGCTGGAGATCCTTGCCCATCCGCTACGGCTGCGCCGCCGACCCGGGGGTCGATCCGGGCTTGCGGGCCCAGATGATCATGTTCGTGGTGAGGAACCGGCGCCGCCAGCCGACGTCGGTGAAGCCGATCCCCTCCAGGGTTGCTGCGACCTGCTCCGGCCGGGCGAAGCCCAGCGAGGTTCGCGCCAGGTAGCTGTAGGCGGTCTTGTTCCCGGCCAGCAACCGCCCAGCGAGCGGGATCACCGTGCGCATCCCGAGTGCCACCGGGAGCTTGAGGATCCCGCGCGGGGGACAGGTCTCCAGCACCACGACGCGCCCACCCGGGCGCAGCACGCGGTACTGCTCGCGGAGCACGCCGGCCACGTCCTCCACGTTGCGCAGCAGGTAGCCCTGAGTGACGGCGTCGAAGGACTCATCGTCGAAGCGGAGGCTGTTCGCGTCCATCGGCTCCCAGGTGATGCTCTCGGCAGCGGGCCGCCGGGCGGCCAGGTCCAGCATTGCCTGGGAGAAGTCCCCGGCGGTGATCTGCGCCGAGGGGTAGAGCCGGCGTGCCGCCTGAGCGATCACCCCGGTGCCGGTGGCCAGGTCGAGCAGGTGGCCGTCGGCGGGAAGCTGGGCCCGCCGGGCCACCTCGGTGCACCATGCAGCGTGCCGGCCCAGGGTCATCACCGCGTTCATCCGGTCGTAGTCGGCGGTGATGGCGTCGAACATCTGGCGCACGTCCTCGCCGTGGGAGCTGGGCTCGGAGGTCGCGCTCATCGACTGTCCCTTTCCGGTCGTGACGGCTGCTGCAGGTCAGTGGAGAGGCGCCGCCAGATCTCTCGCGCCCACAGATCGTAACCGGCCGCACCGGCTGGGCAGCCATCGTGGGTGGAGAAACAGGGGGGCGTCGTTGCCGGAGACCGCGGCCAGCTCCAGCTGCCGCCTCACGCCGCGTGGCGGATCCTGCTGACCCGCCACGTCACTGCCATCACGGCACTGATCGCGATCAGCGTGACTGTCAGGGCGAGCCAGCCGTACGCCGCAAGGTCGACGGCGGACGCCGGATTGCCGAGCAGGCCGATTCCCGCACCAGCCAGGGCCGGGACGACCGCCGCAGTGCCGATCACGAGCGCCGCGACGGTGACGATCCCCGCCTCCACACCGGCGGTGGCCAGCAGCTGAGCCCGGGTCGCGCCGACCCGGTGCAGGAGTTGGAACTCGCTGCGCCGGCTACCGGTGAGCATGGCGAGCGTGTTCAGGGAGGCCAGTCCCACGAAGACCAGCAGCACCAGGGACAGGGTGGCCGAGAGCTGCTGCGAACCAGTGCCGGCTGCCGTGGCCTCGGCGGCGAACTCGGCCGGGTCCATCGAGGTGAGTCCCAGAGCGGCGGCTTCGGCCTGGATGTGGGACCCGGCGCCGGGAGCCAGCTCGATCAACGCGGTCGCGCCCGGAGCGGGGGCACCGATCTGCGCAGCGGTCGCCGCACCGACCAGATAGTCGCCGAAGCCCAGCCCGCGCCCGTGCACGGCGACGATCCGCAGTGCCTCCTCCTGCCCGGACACGCGCAGATCCACAGTTCCACCGAGGCCGTTCCCGGAGCCGGTGAGTACCTCCTCGCTGACGGCGACCGTGCCCGGTTCTCTCAGCGCGGACAGTGTCCCGGCGCTCACCTGGGGATCGAGAAGGAAGCTGCCGTCCGCAGCGGAGAGCGTGCGCACGGCTGTTGGCTCCCAGAGCAGCGAACCGAGGGCCTCGAGCTCCTCGTCCCGGTCGATCCGGGCCTCGGCCGGGAACGTAGCGGTGGCGGTCAGTCCGCTCACTCCCGGGGCACTGGCCAGCTGCGCTACCTGGGCCGGGGTCAGACCGGCCACGGACGTGACCACCAGATCTGCCTGCACCCCCGTACGCAGCTGGACCTGCGCCGTCGCGAGCAGTCCGGCATTGAGCCCTGCCTGCACCGAGCCCAGGGCGAGGAGCAAGGCCAACGGGACGACCGCCGTCGTCAGCCGCCGGGAGAACCCCCGCGCATTGGCGACCGCGAGGATCAGCGCCGGGCGGCGGGTGGGCCGGACCAGCCGGGCGGCCCACTGCGCACCCTGGTGCACCAGCAGCGGTCCGGCGAAGGCGGCGGCGGTGATCAGGAGCAGTGCTGAGGAGGCTCCAGGCGCGCTCCCGATGGTGCCGGGGAGTACGAGCGGTGTTCCAGCGCTGAGCAGCCCGGCGGCCGCGGTGACCAGGGCAGCGATACGCCGCGGCCGGCTCAACACCGAGGCCTCCTGACCGGTGCTGCCCAGCGCCCGGACCGGGCTGGCCCGCAGGATCGGCCGGGTGGCCAGGCGGGCGGCGAGCAACCCGGTGGGCACCAGGATCGCCAGCACGGCCACGATCGACACGGCCGGGAATCCGACGGTGAACCCCTCGGGCACCAGCCTGCCGCGCTCCAGCAGCGGGGTCGCCAGCCGGGCCGCCAGTACCCCGGGGACGACTCCCAGTGGCGCCGCGACCGCGAACACCAGCAGGGTCTCGGCGCTGGTCTGGCGGCGAACCTGCTCCGGCGTGGCGCCGAGCGTGCGCAACAGCGCGAACTCCTTGGCCCGCTGCCGCAACGCAGCCGCAAAGGTGCTGGCCACCACAAGGATGACGATCAGCACTGTGGTACCCGCGAAAGAGGTGGCGATCGTGGTGAGGAACCCGGCCTGCGTGGCGCCGGCCGCGGAGGCGGCGATCCCGGTCTCGATCCAGGTACCGGTCGCGGTCAGCAACGCGGTCGCGAGCCAGACGATGACGAAGGTGCCCGCCAGGCTCGAGCGATTCCCCCGGACCGCAGAGCGGGCCAGGGGCCAGATAGTGCTCAGGTCTGCTGGTTGCGAGGGACGCTGTGGTGCCTCGCTCCGGTCCACCTGGTTCCTCGGCGTCCCTGCGCGAGGGCTCCGCACGTTCATCGAGCCAGCTCCTCGAGGTGCCTGCGGATCTGGCCCGCTGAGGGTGCCTGCAGGTGGGAGACGAAGCTTCCGTCGGCAAGGAAGAGCACGTCATCGGCCATCGAGGCCACCTGGGCGTCGTGGGTGACCAGCACCAGGGTCTGGTCGAGCCGGCGGGCCGTGGTCCGCAGCACGTCCAGAACCTCAGCACCGGTCCGGGCGTCCAGAGCACCGGTCGGTTCGTCGGCGAAGACCACTGTGGGGCGCGCGATCAGCGCGCGGGCGATCGCCACCCGCTGGCGCTGCCCGCCGGACAGCTCGCTCGGGCGCCGCTGGGCCATCCCGTCCAGCCCCACCGCGGTGAGCAGG is a genomic window of Ruania zhangjianzhongii containing:
- a CDS encoding FtsX-like permease family protein, with product MNVRSPRAGTPRNQVDRSEAPQRPSQPADLSTIWPLARSAVRGNRSSLAGTFVIVWLATALLTATGTWIETGIAASAAGATQAGFLTTIATSFAGTTVLIVILVVASTFAAALRQRAKEFALLRTLGATPEQVRRQTSAETLLVFAVAAPLGVVPGVLAARLATPLLERGRLVPEGFTVGFPAVSIVAVLAILVPTGLLAARLATRPILRASPVRALGSTGQEASVLSRPRRIAALVTAAAGLLSAGTPLVLPGTIGSAPGASSALLLITAAAFAGPLLVHQGAQWAARLVRPTRRPALILAVANARGFSRRLTTAVVPLALLLALGSVQAGLNAGLLATAQVQLRTGVQADLVVTSVAGLTPAQVAQLASAPGVSGLTATATFPAEARIDRDEELEALGSLLWEPTAVRTLSAADGSFLLDPQVSAGTLSALREPGTVAVSEEVLTGSGNGLGGTVDLRVSGQEEALRIVAVHGRGLGFGDYLVGAATAAQIGAPAPGATALIELAPGAGSHIQAEAAALGLTSMDPAEFAAEATAAGTGSQQLSATLSLVLLVFVGLASLNTLAMLTGSRRSEFQLLHRVGATRAQLLATAGVEAGIVTVAALVIGTAAVVPALAGAGIGLLGNPASAVDLAAYGWLALTVTLIAISAVMAVTWRVSRIRHAA
- a CDS encoding ubiquinone/menaquinone biosynthesis methyltransferase, with the protein product MSATSEPSSHGEDVRQMFDAITADYDRMNAVMTLGRHAAWCTEVARRAQLPADGHLLDLATGTGVIAQAARRLYPSAQITAGDFSQAMLDLAARRPAAESITWEPMDANSLRFDDESFDAVTQGYLLRNVEDVAGVLREQYRVLRPGGRVVVLETCPPRGILKLPVALGMRTVIPLAGRLLAGNKTAYSYLARTSLGFARPEQVAATLEGIGFTDVGWRRRFLTTNMIIWARKPGSTPGSAAQP